A genomic stretch from Armatimonadota bacterium includes:
- a CDS encoding SGNH/GDSL hydrolase family protein: MTSALLVALSLGFVSPQASPKTYLSDVVQRMTKDWPNNRMVEIVCHGHSVPAGYAKTPEIRAADAYPNLLRLALFERFPHAVINVTVTAIGGENSISGEKRFAHDVLERHPDVVTIDYGLNDRGLDPVAVRNAWQSMVRQAKAQNIKVILMTPTADQSAKMDDPNDPLVQRAVMIRELAKQEDVGLVDSFEAFRLAVAGGKPLVSLMAQVNHPNRQGHELVLARLLEWFPKPESGSAR, from the coding sequence ATGACATCTGCCTTGCTTGTCGCTCTTTCGCTTGGGTTTGTCTCGCCGCAGGCTTCGCCCAAGACCTATTTGTCGGACGTGGTTCAGCGGATGACGAAGGATTGGCCGAACAATCGGATGGTGGAGATTGTGTGCCACGGGCACAGCGTGCCTGCGGGGTATGCGAAGACGCCGGAGATTCGGGCGGCGGACGCGTATCCGAATCTGCTTCGGTTGGCTTTGTTCGAGCGGTTTCCGCACGCGGTGATCAATGTGACTGTGACGGCGATCGGGGGTGAAAATTCGATTTCGGGTGAGAAGCGGTTTGCCCACGACGTGCTGGAGCGACATCCCGATGTGGTGACGATCGACTATGGATTGAATGACCGAGGATTGGACCCAGTGGCGGTGCGGAATGCGTGGCAGTCGATGGTTCGGCAAGCAAAGGCACAGAACATCAAGGTGATCTTGATGACGCCGACAGCCGATCAATCGGCGAAGATGGACGACCCGAACGATCCGCTGGTCCAGCGGGCGGTGATGATTCGGGAGTTGGCAAAGCAAGAGGATGTCGGACTGGTCGACAGTTTTGAGGCGTTCCGCTTGGCAGTGGCGGGCGGGAAGCCGCTTGTGTCGCTGATGGCCCAGGTCAATCATCCAAATCGGCAGGGTCACGAGCTCGTGTTGGCGCGGCTTCTGGAGTGGTTTCCGAAGCCAGAAAGCGGTTCGGCCCGGTAG
- a CDS encoding CAAX prenyl protease-related protein, whose protein sequence is MEGNRAPNKDWLPYVLPIALFLAITFAEGKAPEYYVWIYFAKIIVVVGALIWAKPTWRDIQYDPKLVVKSVVLGLILFAVWVGIEKYLNYPHMGDRSAYNPFEKIPDAGLRTAFIAVRFLGLVLVVPFMEELFWRSFFLRYASNSKFSSLPIGTHNEAGALIACLIFAGSHPEWISAFIFAVALTILVGRTKSIFACFVTHAVTNLALGIYVMSTGSWHLW, encoded by the coding sequence TTGGAAGGAAATCGCGCGCCCAATAAGGACTGGCTGCCGTATGTGCTGCCGATTGCGCTTTTTCTGGCGATCACGTTTGCCGAGGGGAAGGCTCCCGAGTACTACGTTTGGATCTATTTTGCAAAGATCATCGTGGTTGTTGGCGCGCTGATTTGGGCGAAACCGACGTGGCGCGACATCCAATACGACCCAAAGCTCGTGGTGAAATCCGTCGTTCTGGGATTGATTTTGTTCGCGGTTTGGGTTGGAATCGAGAAGTATCTGAACTACCCGCACATGGGAGATCGGTCGGCTTATAATCCGTTTGAGAAGATTCCCGATGCCGGGCTTCGGACGGCGTTTATTGCCGTGAGGTTCTTGGGCCTGGTGCTCGTGGTTCCTTTCATGGAGGAGCTTTTCTGGCGGTCGTTCTTCCTGCGGTACGCCAGCAATTCCAAGTTCTCGTCTTTGCCGATTGGGACCCACAACGAGGCAGGGGCGCTGATCGCCTGCTTGATCTTTGCTGGATCGCATCCCGAGTGGATTTCTGCGTTCATTTTCGCAGTGGCGTTGACGATTTTGGTGGGGCGAACGAAGAGCATCTTTGCGTGTTTTGTGACCCATGCGGTGACGAATTTGGCGTTGGGGATTTATGTGATGTCGACCGGGTCTTGGCACCTCTGGTAG
- a CDS encoding DHA2 family efflux MFS transporter permease subunit produces the protein MASSATFSTAIPSLDINHKYRWLILIGLMTAAVMEILDTTIVNVALPTMAGNLSATTTEVAWVSTGYILSNVIVLPMTAYLTGVFGRRNYLSASILIFIISSFLCGVSHSLVELVLWRICQGIGGAALLSTAQATIRQIFPKQQQPMVQTIFLLGIIVAPTLGPTLGGWITENYTWNWCFFINVPIGIASFFLVSNFLQDPPGMRNGSRQPDWLGISLLAVGLGSLQYVLEEGNQHDWFQDDMIVRLAVLSAICLIVLLWWQFSPRNKQPVIEFRVLKNRDLTAAILLFVSMGFGLYGGVFIFPLFSQGILGFNPTETGLALLPGGIATATSSMIVGQLLSRTKIDPRYIIMLGVGLFIFSMWDLAHLSVMSGFEDVKYPLLIRGFALGFLFAPINSVAYANIDPREAQQASGLINLARQLGGSFGIAYLGTFVTTRTAFHRASLVDHLQPDNLAVQNRIDMVTHGVMARGVDAERAHQAGVAILNGTVNKQSAMLAFNDSWMLILAAFVVATPAIFLLRKPKASGGAPAGGGH, from the coding sequence TTGGCTAGTTCTGCAACCTTTTCGACCGCTATTCCGAGTCTCGACATCAATCATAAGTACCGCTGGCTGATTCTCATCGGCCTGATGACGGCGGCGGTCATGGAGATTTTGGACACCACTATCGTCAACGTCGCTTTGCCGACGATGGCGGGGAACCTCAGCGCCACCACAACCGAAGTGGCATGGGTTTCGACGGGCTACATCCTTTCAAACGTCATCGTTTTGCCGATGACGGCGTACTTGACGGGCGTCTTTGGGCGGCGAAACTACCTTTCGGCTTCGATTCTGATCTTCATCATTTCGTCGTTTTTGTGCGGTGTCAGCCATTCGCTGGTCGAACTAGTGCTGTGGCGCATCTGCCAGGGCATCGGCGGCGCGGCGTTGCTTTCGACGGCTCAGGCGACGATTCGCCAGATTTTTCCCAAACAACAGCAGCCGATGGTGCAGACCATCTTCCTGCTCGGCATCATTGTGGCTCCGACGCTTGGGCCTACGCTGGGCGGTTGGATTACGGAAAACTACACCTGGAATTGGTGCTTTTTCATCAACGTACCCATCGGCATCGCGTCGTTTTTCCTGGTTTCGAACTTCCTTCAGGACCCGCCGGGGATGCGGAACGGCAGTCGGCAACCGGACTGGCTAGGCATCAGTCTGCTCGCGGTTGGGCTCGGGTCGTTGCAGTATGTTCTCGAGGAAGGCAATCAGCACGATTGGTTTCAGGACGACATGATTGTCCGGCTGGCGGTGCTTTCGGCGATCTGTTTGATCGTGCTTTTGTGGTGGCAGTTCTCGCCGCGCAACAAGCAACCGGTCATTGAGTTTCGGGTGCTGAAGAATCGGGATTTGACGGCGGCGATCCTGCTGTTTGTGTCGATGGGCTTCGGCCTGTACGGGGGCGTTTTTATTTTTCCCCTCTTTTCGCAGGGCATCTTGGGCTTTAACCCGACTGAGACGGGCTTAGCTCTTCTGCCCGGTGGCATTGCGACGGCGACTTCGTCGATGATCGTTGGCCAGCTGCTTTCCCGCACGAAGATCGACCCGAGGTACATCATCATGCTGGGGGTTGGACTCTTCATCTTTTCGATGTGGGACCTGGCGCATCTGTCGGTGATGTCGGGATTTGAGGATGTGAAGTACCCACTCTTGATCCGCGGATTTGCGCTTGGGTTCTTGTTTGCGCCGATTAATAGCGTCGCGTATGCGAATATCGATCCTCGGGAAGCGCAGCAGGCGTCGGGCTTGATTAATCTGGCGCGGCAGCTTGGCGGGTCCTTCGGCATCGCGTATTTGGGAACGTTTGTGACGACGAGGACGGCGTTCCACCGGGCTTCGCTGGTGGACCACCTTCAGCCGGATAATCTGGCGGTTCAGAATCGAATCGACATGGTGACGCACGGCGTGATGGCGCGAGGCGTTGATGCCGAAAGGGCGCACCAGGCGGGTGTGGCGATCTTGAATGGAACGGTCAACAAGCAATCGGCGATGCTGGCGTTCAACGACTCTTGGATGCTGATTTTGGCGGCGTTTGTGGTGGCGACTCCGGCGATCTTCTTGCTGAGGAAGCCAAAGGCGTCGGGCGGTGCTCCGGCGGGCGGGGGACACTAG
- a CDS encoding DNA starvation/stationary phase protection protein — protein MANKIESLIEHSFAVVTGPQRETNQRVLQPILTDLIAFSLTVKQLHWNVIGPNFRPIHLHLDEIHADILGAIDTVAERLTACGHSPVGTLKATLENTELSDVPEGFTKDREVLLLAGHQLQELSGLIRSRMESIEDVDTVTADILHGIVETLEKHHWMIAAQGA, from the coding sequence ATGGCAAACAAAATCGAAAGTCTTATCGAACATTCCTTCGCCGTCGTGACGGGACCGCAACGAGAAACGAACCAGCGGGTGCTTCAGCCGATCCTCACCGACCTGATCGCTTTCAGCCTGACGGTGAAACAGCTTCATTGGAACGTGATCGGACCAAATTTCCGGCCGATTCATCTTCACCTCGACGAGATTCACGCCGACATTTTGGGAGCCATCGATACGGTGGCGGAGCGCTTGACGGCGTGCGGCCACAGTCCGGTTGGGACATTGAAAGCGACCCTTGAGAACACGGAGCTTTCGGACGTGCCGGAAGGTTTTACGAAGGATCGCGAAGTTCTGCTTTTGGCAGGGCATCAGCTTCAGGAACTTTCGGGTCTGATTCGGTCGCGGATGGAGAGCATCGAGGACGTGGATACGGTGACGGCGGACATCCTTCACGGCATCGTGGAGACGCTTGAGAAGCATCACTGGATGATCGCGGCACAGGGCGCGTAA
- a CDS encoding DUF1501 domain-containing protein, translated as MNPIEEANLMMTRRQLFGRATLGIGTAALGRLLAVGGIGSLLELASAADGQHGLPGFPNFAPKAKRVIYLFMSGGPSQLDLWDYKPKLNDHFNQDLPDEVRRGQRITTMTSGQARFPIAPSKYKFSQHDNGSDGLWVSELLPHTASVVNELCVVKSMWTEAINHDPATTFIQTGSTLPGRPSMGAWVSYGLGSMNENLPTYIVLHSKVSSGKPNQPVYPRLWGTGFLPSEYQGVSLRSNGDPVLYLNDPDGMSREARRAMLDQVAALNHQSLSDFGDPEIAARIAQYELAYKLQSSVPDLTDLSKESAETFELYGKDAHEPGTFAANCLLARRMVERGVRFIQIFHRGWDLHTDLGIDMPSQAKDIDQACAALIKDLKRTGLLDETLVVWGGEFGRTVYSQGPLSHENYGRDHHPRAFTMWMAGGGVKPGMVYGQTDDYGYNIVDKDGKVIDPSIDDFTPGAVHVHDLQATILNQLGIDHTKLTFRYQGRDFRLTDVHGHVVKDLLK; from the coding sequence ATGAACCCAATCGAAGAAGCCAACCTGATGATGACCCGCCGGCAGTTGTTCGGGCGGGCCACGCTCGGCATTGGGACCGCCGCGCTCGGTCGCCTCCTGGCCGTCGGCGGAATCGGGAGCCTTCTCGAATTGGCGAGCGCGGCTGACGGCCAGCATGGCCTCCCCGGCTTCCCCAACTTCGCCCCTAAAGCCAAGCGCGTCATCTACCTCTTCATGAGTGGTGGCCCCAGCCAGCTCGACCTCTGGGACTACAAGCCAAAGCTCAACGACCATTTCAACCAAGACCTGCCCGACGAGGTCCGCCGCGGCCAACGCATCACCACCATGACGAGCGGCCAGGCGCGATTCCCCATCGCGCCGTCCAAGTACAAATTCTCTCAGCACGACAACGGCAGCGACGGCCTTTGGGTCAGCGAACTTCTCCCTCACACCGCTTCGGTCGTCAATGAGCTTTGCGTCGTCAAATCCATGTGGACCGAGGCCATCAACCACGACCCGGCCACGACCTTCATCCAGACCGGAAGCACTCTTCCCGGACGCCCGAGCATGGGCGCGTGGGTCAGCTACGGCCTCGGCAGTATGAACGAGAACCTGCCGACCTACATCGTTCTTCATAGCAAGGTCTCTAGCGGCAAGCCCAACCAGCCCGTCTACCCCCGTCTCTGGGGCACCGGCTTCCTGCCCAGCGAATACCAAGGCGTCAGCTTGCGCTCAAACGGCGATCCGGTTCTCTACCTGAACGATCCAGACGGCATGAGCCGCGAAGCCCGCCGCGCGATGCTCGATCAGGTTGCCGCCCTCAACCACCAATCGCTCTCGGACTTCGGTGATCCCGAAATCGCCGCTCGCATTGCCCAATACGAACTCGCCTACAAGCTCCAGTCCAGTGTGCCGGACCTCACGGACCTCAGCAAAGAATCGGCCGAAACCTTCGAGCTGTACGGTAAAGACGCCCACGAGCCCGGAACCTTCGCCGCCAACTGCCTCCTCGCCCGCCGCATGGTTGAGCGCGGCGTGCGATTCATCCAAATCTTCCACCGGGGTTGGGACCTCCACACCGACCTTGGCATCGACATGCCGAGCCAAGCTAAAGACATCGATCAGGCGTGCGCCGCTCTCATCAAAGACCTCAAACGGACCGGCCTCCTGGACGAAACGCTGGTCGTGTGGGGCGGCGAGTTCGGCCGCACCGTCTACTCCCAGGGCCCGCTCTCCCACGAAAACTACGGCCGCGACCACCACCCCCGCGCCTTCACCATGTGGATGGCGGGTGGCGGCGTCAAACCCGGCATGGTCTACGGTCAAACAGACGACTACGGATACAACATCGTCGACAAAGACGGCAAAGTCATCGACCCGAGCATTGACGACTTCACCCCTGGCGCCGTCCACGTCCACGACCTCCAAGCCACGATCCTCAACCAACTTGGAATCGACCACACGAAACTAACGTTCCGCTACCAAGGCCGCGATTTCCGCCTTACCGACGTCCACGGCCACGTCGTCAAAGACCTTCTGAAATAA
- a CDS encoding DUF1553 domain-containing protein, which translates to MGAFSVEMKLTLSLFSLALAIAGVAWPISQKTAKVEPVNFDKDVRPILSEHCFRCHGPDVEAAASGLRLDSFEGATKKAVVPGQPDHSLLIERVSAKDPDDRMPPSDSGVKPLTPAQIETLKTWISQGAKYEKHWSYVPPTMPTIPPVSDPKWVKNPVDRFVMAKLDAAGLKPEPEADRDTLALRAAQTLTGLPPDPALLEAFKKDKSPDAYERFVDKLLATPEYGEHQARYWLDAVRYGDTHGLQLDNERAVYPYRDWVIQAFNKDLPFDKFVRWQIAGDLLPNPTTEQLVATGYVRMNLTSNEGGAIPEEFLARNTFDRVDTTSTVMLGLTVGCAKCHDHKYDPIKQKDYYGLYAYFDSTQDEPLDGNISLPPPYVRASSPEQEAKIAAMGKDLADIRTKVDAAQAADWFDQHVEPIPATKDWMISPVYTAANFDEAFDKAFPGEPGQPAATWKPFAFELGKDFPGIIGKDNSSVYVKGTVTFPKAMTVTFNVASDDAIRMWLNGKLIHSHKIGRGLNQGVDVVRADFRAGDNELIAKVINGVSFDGLNIRFGKVKGDRSDMAVAAYRKTPTDPKAIDEMRDVFLTEGPESKLSQDYRKLQKDKKDFEDAIPMTLIAKEMAQPRPTFVLKRGEYNQKGDQVQRHIPAALGTLPVGQPNNRLGFANWLTDAQNPLVARVFANRIWQQHFGVGIVKTPEDFGSQGEWPVDQPLLDYLAVSFAKHGWSVKALNRLIVTSAAFRQSSKITKDKLAKDPENRLVSRGPRFRLDAEVIRDKALYAGGLLVEKIGGHGFKPYQPDGLWESSSDPASATHIYVRDHGTDIYRRSLYMFWKRTSPPPVMVTFDAPLRDSCIVRRSTTNTPLQALAMMNEPAFLEASRTLAARVLKAPGTDEDRLKKLYSLTLERQPKPAEVQLMTQSLARLRSIYKGDDVAAKKLLQVGDSPQSNIAPPTEQAVWMILCSGVMNTDEFLSQH; encoded by the coding sequence ATGGGGGCGTTCAGCGTCGAAATGAAGCTCACGCTCTCCCTGTTTTCTCTTGCGCTTGCAATTGCGGGTGTCGCTTGGCCCATCAGCCAAAAAACGGCCAAGGTCGAACCCGTCAACTTCGATAAGGATGTTCGCCCCATCCTCAGCGAGCATTGCTTCCGCTGCCACGGACCCGATGTCGAAGCCGCCGCGTCCGGCCTCCGCCTCGATTCCTTCGAGGGAGCGACCAAGAAGGCAGTGGTCCCCGGCCAACCGGATCATTCGCTATTGATCGAGCGCGTCTCGGCCAAAGATCCCGACGACCGAATGCCACCGTCCGATTCTGGCGTCAAACCCCTAACCCCAGCCCAGATCGAGACCCTCAAAACCTGGATTTCCCAAGGCGCAAAATACGAAAAGCATTGGTCGTACGTCCCGCCCACCATGCCGACAATTCCTCCGGTCAGCGACCCCAAATGGGTCAAGAATCCGGTCGATCGGTTCGTCATGGCCAAGCTCGACGCCGCCGGTCTCAAGCCTGAACCCGAAGCCGACCGCGACACGCTCGCCCTCCGCGCCGCCCAAACCCTCACCGGTCTTCCGCCCGATCCCGCATTGCTGGAAGCCTTCAAAAAGGACAAGTCCCCCGACGCCTACGAGCGCTTTGTCGATAAGCTCCTCGCCACTCCCGAATACGGCGAGCACCAAGCCCGCTACTGGCTCGATGCCGTTCGCTATGGCGACACCCACGGCCTCCAACTCGACAACGAGCGCGCCGTCTACCCCTACCGCGACTGGGTCATCCAAGCCTTCAACAAGGACCTGCCGTTCGACAAATTCGTCCGCTGGCAGATCGCGGGCGACCTGCTTCCCAACCCCACCACCGAACAACTCGTCGCCACCGGCTACGTCCGCATGAACCTAACCTCGAACGAAGGTGGCGCCATCCCCGAGGAGTTCCTTGCCCGCAACACCTTTGACCGCGTGGACACGACCTCCACCGTCATGCTGGGCCTCACCGTCGGTTGCGCCAAGTGCCACGATCACAAGTACGACCCCATCAAGCAGAAGGACTATTACGGCCTCTACGCCTACTTCGATAGCACCCAGGACGAGCCGCTCGATGGCAACATCTCGCTCCCACCGCCCTACGTTCGCGCCTCCTCGCCCGAGCAGGAAGCCAAGATCGCCGCGATGGGCAAGGATCTAGCCGACATACGAACCAAGGTCGATGCCGCCCAAGCCGCCGATTGGTTCGATCAGCACGTCGAGCCGATTCCCGCCACGAAGGATTGGATGATCAGTCCGGTTTACACCGCCGCCAACTTCGACGAAGCCTTCGACAAGGCTTTTCCCGGTGAGCCCGGCCAACCCGCCGCCACCTGGAAGCCGTTCGCCTTCGAGCTTGGCAAAGACTTTCCCGGCATCATCGGCAAGGACAATTCCTCGGTCTACGTCAAGGGCACCGTAACCTTCCCCAAGGCGATGACCGTCACCTTCAACGTCGCCAGCGACGACGCCATCCGCATGTGGCTGAACGGTAAGCTGATCCACTCCCACAAGATCGGGCGTGGCCTCAATCAGGGCGTCGATGTGGTCCGCGCCGACTTCCGCGCGGGTGATAACGAACTGATCGCCAAGGTCATCAACGGCGTCTCCTTCGACGGGCTCAACATCCGCTTCGGCAAGGTCAAAGGCGACCGAAGCGATATGGCTGTCGCCGCCTATCGCAAGACCCCAACCGACCCCAAAGCCATCGACGAGATGCGCGACGTGTTCTTGACTGAGGGCCCCGAATCCAAGCTTTCGCAAGACTATCGAAAGCTCCAAAAGGACAAGAAGGACTTCGAAGACGCCATCCCGATGACCCTTATCGCTAAGGAAATGGCTCAGCCCCGCCCCACTTTTGTCCTAAAGCGCGGCGAATACAACCAAAAGGGCGACCAAGTCCAACGCCACATTCCCGCCGCCCTCGGCACCCTTCCCGTCGGTCAACCCAACAACCGACTCGGCTTCGCCAACTGGCTCACCGATGCTCAAAATCCCCTCGTGGCCCGCGTCTTTGCCAACCGCATTTGGCAACAGCACTTCGGCGTCGGCATCGTCAAAACTCCCGAGGACTTCGGCAGTCAGGGCGAATGGCCCGTCGATCAACCCCTCCTCGACTACCTCGCCGTCAGCTTTGCCAAGCACGGCTGGAGCGTGAAGGCCCTCAATCGCCTCATCGTCACCTCGGCCGCCTTCCGCCAGTCGTCCAAAATCACCAAGGACAAGCTCGCGAAAGATCCCGAAAATCGGCTCGTCTCGCGCGGACCCCGTTTCCGCCTTGATGCCGAAGTCATCCGTGATAAGGCCCTCTACGCAGGCGGACTCCTCGTCGAAAAGATTGGTGGTCACGGCTTCAAACCTTACCAACCCGACGGCCTTTGGGAAAGCAGTTCGGACCCGGCCAGCGCAACCCACATCTACGTCCGCGACCACGGCACCGACATCTATCGGCGAAGCCTCTACATGTTCTGGAAGCGCACCAGTCCACCGCCCGTCATGGTGACCTTCGACGCCCCGCTTCGCGATAGTTGCATCGTCCGCCGAAGCACCACCAACACTCCCCTCCAGGCTCTCGCCATGATGAACGAGCCCGCGTTCCTGGAAGCCAGCCGAACCCTCGCCGCGCGAGTCCTGAAGGCCCCCGGCACTGACGAAGACCGTCTCAAAAAGCTCTACAGCCTAACCCTGGAACGCCAGCCCAAACCCGCCGAAGTCCAACTCATGACCCAATCGCTCGCCCGCCTCCGCAGCATCTACAAAGGCGACGATGTCGCCGCGAAGAAGCTGTTACAGGTCGGCGATTCGCCTCAATCCAACATCGCCCCGCCCACCGAGCAAGCCGTCTGGATGATCCTCTGCTCGGGCGTCATGAACACCGACGAATTCCTCTCCCAACACTAG
- a CDS encoding formate--tetrahydrofolate ligase: MTNLDIAQAATLRPITSVAADFGLGDDDFEALGRYKGKLTLDAVQRLTSKQTGKLILVTAMSPTPSGVGKTTVTVGLAQGLCSIGKRAIPAIREPALGPIFGIKGGACGGGYSQVLPMEDINLFFTGDFPAITAAHNLLSALLDSHLNHGNELGIDTRGDLWPRTLDMNDRALRQIVVGLGGRSNGPTREDGFVITPASEIMAILCLSTSLTDLKERLGAIVVGHNLRREPVYARDLRAHGAMAALLATAIRPNVVQTMEGGLAFVHGGPFGNIAHGCSSILGTQCSLGLADYTVTEAGFGADLGAEKFLNILCPRLGRGPDAIVLVATIASLKHQGNGDLTFGVGNLRRHAEHLRNYGPEIVAAVNRRAEDTDDEHAELIRLCAEFGVKAVSCNPWGAGGPGCAELAKLVCEVAERTVPTTQLYAREDALETKLLKIVQRAYGGQDVEMSDKARKNLKWLEANGFGNLPVCVAKTQYSLSDDPSLLNAPDGFTLHVRELRLSAGAGFVVAVCGEVMLMPGLGKTPTAFAIDIDDDGKISGLF, from the coding sequence ATGACCAACCTGGATATTGCTCAAGCCGCTACATTGCGGCCCATCACCTCCGTTGCCGCCGATTTTGGACTCGGTGACGACGACTTTGAAGCCCTCGGCCGATATAAAGGGAAGCTAACGCTGGACGCGGTTCAGCGTCTCACCTCGAAGCAGACGGGGAAGCTGATCTTGGTGACGGCGATGAGCCCGACGCCGTCGGGCGTGGGCAAGACGACGGTGACGGTTGGGCTAGCACAGGGGCTTTGCTCGATCGGTAAGCGAGCGATTCCGGCGATTCGCGAGCCAGCTTTGGGACCGATTTTTGGGATCAAGGGTGGAGCTTGCGGGGGCGGATACAGCCAGGTTTTGCCGATGGAGGACATCAACCTCTTTTTCACCGGCGATTTCCCCGCAATTACGGCGGCGCATAACCTGCTGAGCGCGCTTCTGGACTCGCATCTGAACCATGGAAACGAGCTTGGGATCGACACAAGGGGGGACCTGTGGCCGCGGACCCTGGACATGAACGACCGGGCGTTGCGGCAGATCGTCGTTGGGCTTGGGGGACGGAGCAATGGTCCTACGCGGGAGGACGGCTTTGTGATCACCCCGGCGAGCGAGATCATGGCGATTTTGTGTTTGTCGACCTCGCTGACCGACCTGAAGGAGCGGTTGGGTGCGATTGTGGTGGGACATAACCTGCGGCGTGAGCCGGTGTATGCGCGCGACCTGCGGGCGCATGGGGCGATGGCTGCGCTGTTGGCGACGGCGATCCGGCCGAATGTGGTGCAGACGATGGAGGGCGGCTTGGCGTTTGTTCATGGTGGTCCGTTTGGGAATATCGCGCACGGGTGTTCGTCGATTTTGGGCACGCAATGCTCGCTTGGGTTGGCCGACTATACGGTGACGGAAGCGGGTTTTGGTGCGGATTTGGGAGCGGAAAAGTTTCTCAATATCCTATGTCCGCGCCTGGGGCGAGGGCCCGATGCGATCGTGTTGGTGGCGACGATTGCGTCGCTGAAACATCAGGGCAACGGCGATTTGACGTTCGGGGTTGGGAACCTACGGAGGCATGCGGAGCATCTGCGGAACTATGGGCCCGAGATCGTGGCGGCGGTGAACCGTCGGGCAGAGGATACGGACGACGAGCACGCCGAGTTGATCCGGCTTTGTGCTGAGTTTGGCGTGAAGGCGGTTTCGTGCAACCCCTGGGGAGCCGGAGGTCCGGGTTGCGCCGAGCTGGCGAAATTGGTTTGCGAAGTGGCGGAACGGACGGTGCCGACGACCCAGCTTTATGCGCGGGAGGATGCACTGGAGACGAAGCTGTTGAAGATCGTTCAGCGGGCGTACGGCGGGCAGGATGTGGAGATGTCGGATAAGGCGCGCAAGAACCTCAAGTGGCTTGAGGCGAACGGCTTTGGGAATTTGCCAGTGTGCGTGGCGAAGACACAGTACAGCCTGAGCGACGATCCGTCGCTTTTGAACGCGCCGGACGGGTTTACGTTGCACGTGCGAGAGCTTCGGCTTTCGGCGGGGGCGGGGTTTGTCGTGGCGGTTTGTGGCGAGGTGATGTTGATGCCGGGGTTGGGGAAGACGCCGACGGCGTTCGCGATCGACATCGACGATGACGGGAAGATTTCGGGGTTGTTTTAG